In Ferroplasma sp., a single window of DNA contains:
- the menC gene encoding o-succinylbenzoate synthase, translating into MKLSYKKLKMPLISPFTTSFGTDRDKDVYVFILENNGITAYSECVTDENPFYGPEDNYTAFHIIKNYLAPIVKELPDPGEFNTKSKFIKGNNMAKAAMEMLLYDYYAKLDGRPLSKYMGKTRGYADVGISLGMDDINITLKKIQDALDRGYKRIKVKIMKGKEVEILSAVRDSFPEIVLSADANSDYTEKDFGLVKKIDRYDLVYLEQPLYHDDIIYHSRLAKEMSTPICLDESITSPEKAQKAFEMGACRVINIKEGRLGGIENSLKVMNIVKSFNGHVWIGGMLETGIGRAFNVSVASLEDINYPGDTSPNDKYFTHDIVKNPFRMVDGTIKPNEGNGIGVEIDNEYLIKYTVEEGVL; encoded by the coding sequence ATGAAATTAAGCTATAAAAAACTTAAAATGCCACTGATAAGCCCCTTTACAACAAGTTTTGGAACAGATAGGGACAAGGATGTTTATGTATTTATTCTTGAAAATAATGGCATTACAGCATATTCTGAATGCGTTACCGATGAAAACCCGTTTTATGGTCCAGAGGACAATTATACGGCTTTCCATATCATTAAAAATTATCTTGCACCTATTGTAAAAGAACTTCCTGATCCCGGGGAATTCAACACTAAATCGAAGTTTATAAAGGGAAACAATATGGCAAAGGCTGCTATGGAGATGCTTCTGTATGATTATTATGCAAAACTGGACGGTAGACCCCTAAGTAAATATATGGGTAAAACCAGGGGCTATGCAGATGTGGGCATCTCCCTGGGCATGGATGACATCAATATAACACTCAAAAAAATACAGGATGCACTGGACAGAGGATATAAGAGAATAAAAGTAAAAATTATGAAGGGAAAAGAGGTGGAAATTCTAAGTGCCGTTCGTGATAGCTTCCCGGAAATAGTGCTTAGTGCTGATGCGAACAGTGACTACACTGAAAAGGATTTTGGCCTTGTTAAGAAAATAGACAGATATGATCTGGTGTATCTGGAACAGCCACTTTACCATGACGATATTATTTACCATTCAAGGCTGGCAAAGGAAATGTCAACACCAATATGCCTTGATGAATCAATAACATCTCCAGAAAAGGCACAGAAAGCATTTGAAATGGGAGCCTGCAGGGTTATAAATATCAAGGAAGGCCGTTTGGGCGGTATCGAAAATTCCTTGAAAGTAATGAATATTGTAAAATCCTTCAATGGGCATGTTTGGATTGGTGGAATGCTTGAAACCGGAATTGGAAGGGCATTTAACGTCTCTGTGGCATCACTTGAGGATATCAACTATCCCGGAGACACATCACCAAACGATAAGTATTTTACACATGATATTGTGAAAAATCCATTCAGGATGGTTGATGGAACCATAAAACCAAATGAAGGCAATGGCATAGGAGTAGAAATTGATAATGAATATTTAATAAAGTATACAGTAGAGGAGGGTGTTTTATAA
- a CDS encoding 50S ribosomal protein L15e produces the protein METSYSLIRDEWKHLKKSSIYGLQKERMIGWRRGNAIERVERPTRLDKARNVGYKAKEGYLVVRARVRRGGQHKPKIMGGRRPRRLAYTKMTLKKNIQVIAEERVADKYPNTEVLNSYYVGEDGLYKYYEVILVDKATPAIYNDPKISWIVEPQNKGRAYRGLTSAAYKNRGLGHGRLGSDKSRPSIRSNGRLRK, from the coding sequence ATGGAAACTTCATACAGTTTAATAAGGGATGAATGGAAACACCTCAAAAAATCAAGCATATACGGTCTTCAAAAGGAAAGAATGATTGGCTGGAGAAGGGGAAATGCCATTGAAAGAGTAGAGCGCCCCACCAGACTTGACAAGGCAAGAAATGTTGGGTACAAGGCAAAGGAAGGATACCTAGTTGTAAGGGCCAGGGTTAGAAGAGGCGGACAGCACAAGCCAAAGATAATGGGTGGCAGAAGACCCAGAAGGCTTGCATATACAAAGATGACTCTTAAAAAGAATATCCAGGTTATAGCAGAGGAGAGGGTTGCAGATAAATACCCTAATACAGAGGTTTTGAACTCCTACTATGTAGGTGAGGATGGGCTTTACAAATACTACGAGGTAATACTGGTAGACAAGGCAACGCCGGCAATATACAATGATCCTAAAATTTCATGGATTGTAGAACCCCAGAATAAGGGAAGGGCATACAGGGGTTTAACATCCGCAGCTTATAAAAACAGGGGACTTGGGCACGGGAGGCTTGGAAGTGATAAAAGCAGGCCATCCATAAGATCCAATGGAAGGCTTCGCAAATAA
- the metG gene encoding methionine--tRNA ligase subunit beta produces MEEISIDEFHKLDIRVGRVVECEKVEKSRNLLKIIVDLGEEKKQIISSISNYYTPEEMMGKQLIILNNLEPAKFMGLESQGMLLAVEDDNGVSLLKPDREMAPGTRVH; encoded by the coding sequence ATGGAAGAGATAAGCATAGATGAGTTCCATAAACTTGATATCAGGGTAGGCAGGGTAGTTGAATGTGAAAAGGTAGAAAAATCAAGAAATTTATTGAAAATAATAGTTGATCTTGGAGAAGAAAAGAAGCAGATCATTTCCAGCATATCAAATTACTATACGCCGGAGGAGATGATGGGAAAACAGCTAATTATCCTGAACAATCTGGAGCCGGCCAAATTTATGGGCCTGGAGAGCCAGGGTATGCTTCTGGCTGTGGAAGATGATAATGGCGTTTCCCTCTTAAAGCCTGACAGGGAAATGGCCCCGGGAACGCGGGTACACTAA
- a CDS encoding oligosaccharide flippase family protein translates to MIAKKSPLLIFGQIINSLFGYIGLFFIIRFVGLEAWGFLSFSLAFIGVLSIVGDLGYGTAHLRFLSSGEYEEGQCNGTFLTVRAVQTFITVSIVLLSLFVWLDVLHRGFQSNVEIYTIILLLPYFFFNRLKDVPNIYFNSKMKSARMSIPQITEAIVRNSLFIILGAVYFLKIPGYNTVSAAVIMAIIYSFSYFLYFIISFMFGRPWKFSRPSMKLFRAYTKIAYPLALASIIGSVSGNIDKVLIEFYWHAVATGAFASLQKITGPITTFAGTISVFFIPLLMRSSDHEKFKGDVSSFERIISLFILPAVIIFIELRVYVANLWSASLIPYSDILIFLSISAYLVAINAAYSSSLVARGLTRRIGEITVIALIINIIFDLLLIPPSVFGITFLSLGVLGGAVSTFLAMLFETVAYRLIVMRAESMKPNITIFYQLLPASAQFIFLYGVTYYIPVYRIILFLPVAAASIVIFLAFAILIRQITLRQVIEFIKALNPFSFKKTFRNE, encoded by the coding sequence GTGATTGCTAAAAAGTCCCCACTGCTCATTTTCGGGCAGATTATAAATTCCCTTTTCGGTTATATAGGCCTCTTCTTTATTATAAGGTTTGTAGGATTGGAGGCATGGGGCTTCCTCAGTTTTTCCCTGGCCTTTATAGGTGTCCTGAGCATAGTAGGAGATCTGGGCTATGGGACTGCCCATCTTAGATTTCTTTCCTCAGGGGAATATGAGGAGGGCCAGTGCAACGGAACCTTCCTGACTGTAAGGGCAGTTCAAACATTTATTACAGTTTCCATTGTGCTGCTTTCCCTTTTTGTGTGGCTTGATGTACTCCACAGGGGCTTCCAGAGCAATGTGGAGATATATACAATTATACTTCTGCTACCATATTTCTTCTTTAACAGATTGAAGGATGTACCAAATATATACTTTAACTCAAAAATGAAATCCGCCCGTATGTCCATACCACAGATTACGGAGGCAATAGTGAGAAACTCTCTTTTCATTATTCTGGGAGCTGTATACTTTCTGAAAATACCCGGTTACAATACTGTAAGTGCCGCCGTAATCATGGCAATAATTTACAGCTTTTCATACTTCCTGTACTTTATAATATCATTCATGTTCGGGCGACCCTGGAAATTCAGCAGGCCATCAATGAAACTTTTCAGGGCATATACAAAAATAGCATATCCGCTTGCACTTGCCTCAATAATAGGAAGCGTGAGCGGGAACATAGACAAGGTTCTCATAGAATTTTACTGGCATGCAGTTGCAACAGGGGCATTTGCAAGCCTGCAGAAAATAACCGGTCCAATTACCACATTTGCCGGAACCATCAGTGTATTTTTTATACCGCTTCTCATGCGCAGCTCTGATCACGAAAAATTCAAGGGCGACGTCTCCTCATTTGAGAGGATAATATCACTATTTATCCTCCCTGCAGTCATTATTTTCATAGAACTGAGAGTTTATGTGGCAAATTTGTGGTCCGCTTCTCTCATACCATATTCAGATATCCTTATATTCCTCTCCATTTCCGCATATCTGGTTGCCATTAACGCTGCATATTCCTCGAGCCTGGTGGCCCGCGGACTCACCAGGAGAATTGGGGAAATAACCGTCATTGCACTTATCATAAATATAATATTTGATCTGTTGCTCATTCCACCATCAGTATTCGGCATTACATTTCTCTCACTGGGAGTGCTGGGTGGTGCTGTAAGTACATTTTTGGCAATGCTATTTGAAACAGTTGCCTACCGCCTCATTGTCATGAGGGCAGAATCCATGAAGCCAAATATAACAATATTTTATCAACTTCTGCCGGCATCCGCCCAGTTTATATTCCTGTATGGTGTTACCTATTATATACCAGTATACAGGATTATACTTTTCCTGCCTGTGGCCGCTGCATCCATTGTCATCTTCCTGGCATTTGCCATTCTAATCAGGCAGATAACCCTCAGGCAGGTAATCGAATTCATAAAGGCATTAAATCCATTTTCCTTTAAAAAGACATTCCGTAATGAATAA
- a CDS encoding AAA family ATPase, with product MTENRIDHASSLIKKAMDMESSGNREEAAKLYRDAYKEVMEIAAHSSGKIREKRLHQAESLKKIYESIGGKYVEKDRIGEGKKILEQLNIEAPEIPRVTFQDVAGLENVKNEIMSKIIYPMRYKELSQEYNIEFSGGMLLYGPPGTGKTFIVKAIANEVKANFINVNPSTLYSQWFGQFEKNISLLFHAAYLLSPSILFFDEIDTLVPKRSGSESDAARRGVSQLLTEVGGLTSQKDRNIFIIAATNNPWGIDEAIMRPGRFDVKIYVPPPDYESRKKLFQLKLSEIKHLGEIDYDGLAARTERYSGADIEFICKKAVQNVFMEVIKTGNRADVTTEDLLEVISQIKPSIDIGLLKKYQDYILSN from the coding sequence ATGACTGAAAACAGAATTGACCATGCAAGTTCCTTAATTAAGAAGGCCATGGATATGGAATCTTCCGGAAACAGGGAGGAGGCTGCAAAATTATACAGAGATGCTTATAAAGAGGTAATGGAAATTGCTGCACATTCCTCCGGAAAAATCAGGGAAAAAAGATTGCACCAGGCAGAAAGCCTGAAGAAGATCTATGAATCCATAGGAGGCAAATACGTAGAAAAGGATAGAATCGGGGAGGGGAAAAAAATACTTGAGCAGTTAAATATAGAAGCACCCGAAATACCCAGGGTTACTTTTCAGGACGTTGCCGGACTGGAAAACGTAAAGAACGAGATAATGTCAAAAATAATATATCCGATGAGATACAAAGAGCTTTCACAGGAATATAATATAGAATTCAGTGGTGGGATGCTACTCTACGGGCCCCCGGGAACAGGAAAAACGTTTATTGTCAAGGCCATAGCCAATGAGGTAAAGGCTAATTTTATAAATGTAAACCCATCCACATTGTATAGCCAGTGGTTCGGCCAGTTTGAGAAGAATATTTCCCTGCTTTTCCATGCAGCTTACCTGCTCTCCCCATCAATACTTTTCTTCGATGAGATTGATACACTGGTGCCGAAAAGATCAGGGTCAGAATCTGATGCTGCCAGGAGGGGCGTATCGCAGCTTCTGACTGAGGTGGGTGGGCTCACATCCCAGAAAGACAGGAACATCTTCATAATAGCTGCCACGAACAACCCGTGGGGAATAGATGAGGCCATAATGAGGCCTGGAAGGTTTGATGTCAAGATATACGTTCCACCCCCTGATTATGAATCCCGAAAAAAATTGTTCCAGCTAAAACTATCTGAAATCAAGCATCTTGGTGAAATCGATTACGATGGGCTCGCAGCCAGAACAGAAAGGTATTCTGGTGCAGACATTGAATTTATCTGCAAGAAGGCCGTTCAGAATGTGTTTATGGAGGTAATAAAAACAGGGAACAGGGCAGATGTTACAACAGAGGATCTACTTGAGGTCATATCCCAGATAAAACCATCAATAGACATAGGGCTTCTAAAGAAATATCAGGATTACATTTTGAGCAACTGA
- a CDS encoding MFS transporter — translation MKGQRWVVDALTFLLFGFLLFELIKTAVLMPTISKQLHLSLYQTGLLLGIFAGGPGIIMGFVGGNIVDKIGARYGGLFPLIAFTVVTVGIGLSSTYLELASAIIIFGVFESFTNTVVYKLTGNWFGKHERGLGAGVTNSASPFFTFLAPAVAIPLLLFFHNNFHDVFLLFALFSIPLIILWIIFIYDRPEQSRFITMGELQTIYKDEMQSGLISQEDLDIAIKKHIPLDSINKKIKGSNSITFKQAFEYLFSSKENLGLILGIGVMNLVWASYSEVLPTYFSDYLLYSTSTLGLFTTITYFSGFLGAVVSGILTMRYNKLLIMKIGVIVSLIATIPLTFIDPGVSSDIILPITAIGFFGILLYFPPFFSYTAEYFGKAVLGRALGLQYSFIALALAFGPTIMLDLAGISSWKISYLFDTIMVVVAIILTFTVKETAKMRELKAKLEAE, via the coding sequence ATGAAAGGACAAAGATGGGTTGTGGATGCGTTAACCTTTCTTCTTTTTGGTTTTCTGTTGTTTGAGTTAATTAAAACAGCAGTACTAATGCCAACAATAAGTAAGCAACTGCATCTGTCGTTATATCAAACAGGTTTGCTATTAGGTATATTTGCTGGCGGGCCAGGCATTATCATGGGTTTTGTAGGGGGAAACATAGTTGACAAGATTGGAGCCCGATATGGAGGGCTATTCCCATTAATAGCATTCACTGTGGTAACAGTTGGTATTGGTTTGTCCTCCACATACCTCGAACTTGCTTCAGCAATTATAATCTTTGGTGTTTTCGAGTCTTTCACGAATACGGTAGTGTATAAATTGACTGGAAATTGGTTTGGCAAACATGAGAGAGGGCTTGGCGCTGGAGTAACAAACTCCGCATCACCCTTTTTTACTTTCCTGGCACCCGCGGTTGCGATACCGCTACTATTATTTTTCCATAATAACTTTCATGACGTTTTCCTGCTGTTTGCTCTATTTTCAATTCCATTAATTATACTATGGATAATTTTCATCTACGATAGGCCAGAACAGTCAAGATTCATAACAATGGGGGAACTGCAAACTATTTACAAGGATGAAATGCAATCCGGGTTAATATCTCAGGAAGATCTTGATATAGCAATAAAAAAACACATCCCACTAGATTCAATAAATAAAAAGATAAAGGGGTCCAATTCTATAACATTTAAGCAGGCTTTCGAATATCTATTTAGCAGTAAGGAAAATCTTGGGCTAATTCTTGGAATAGGTGTTATGAATCTCGTATGGGCTAGCTACTCCGAAGTATTACCCACATATTTTTCTGACTATCTATTATACTCAACATCAACCCTTGGACTTTTTACAACCATAACATATTTTTCCGGATTCCTCGGCGCTGTGGTAAGCGGTATACTGACAATGAGATATAATAAATTGCTAATAATGAAAATAGGAGTTATTGTCAGTCTTATAGCGACAATACCACTTACTTTCATAGATCCAGGGGTGTCATCAGATATAATATTGCCTATAACAGCTATAGGGTTTTTTGGTATACTGCTATACTTCCCACCATTCTTCTCTTATACAGCTGAATATTTTGGGAAAGCTGTTTTAGGACGGGCACTCGGATTACAATACAGTTTTATTGCACTTGCATTAGCTTTTGGACCCACCATCATGCTTGATCTTGCCGGAATTTCGTCATGGAAAATCTCGTACCTATTTGATACTATTATGGTGGTAGTGGCTATTATTCTCACATTCACTGTAAAAGAAACCGCTAAAATGAGAGAACTAAAAGCAAAGCTCGAGGCCGAATAA
- a CDS encoding GNAT family N-acetyltransferase: MINMHVRFYSDRDFSSISIVEKKAFGEGAYSNYMLKMMLKSPHSFTMVIEDGSSIYGYATIEPLDSRSVDIESIGIIPEQHGRGLGSLLIEAMEAEAARRGYREVFLEVREKNTGAINFYKKHGYSIFEFLPGYYTISYEGSTNAYRMKKII; this comes from the coding sequence ATGATTAACATGCATGTAAGGTTTTATTCGGATAGGGACTTTAGTTCCATATCCATAGTTGAAAAAAAAGCCTTTGGGGAAGGTGCATACAGTAATTATATGCTTAAAATGATGCTCAAAAGCCCTCATAGTTTTACCATGGTTATTGAAGATGGTTCATCTATATATGGATATGCGACAATAGAGCCACTGGACTCAAGATCTGTTGATATAGAAAGTATAGGTATAATTCCAGAACAGCATGGCAGGGGCCTGGGCTCACTTTTGATAGAAGCAATGGAGGCAGAAGCTGCCAGGAGAGGCTACAGAGAGGTATTTCTTGAGGTCAGGGAAAAAAATACGGGTGCCATTAATTTCTATAAGAAACATGGTTATAGCATTTTTGAATTCCTTCCAGGATATTACACAATAAGCTATGAAGGGTCCACAAATGCATACAGGATGAAAAAAATTATATGA
- a CDS encoding replication factor C large subunit, whose protein sequence is MSFADDYRPGDINALILSNEAREAMISWINSWINHSETKKALILWGQQGIGKTSTAYALANYAGLGIIEMNASEQRNRENMKKVALMASEYRDLFDENTKMPDKLILIDEADNIFESRNKSTGGDSGGISELLDIIKNTKNPVVITMNDYYAFKAKNNAREIISRSLDIEMTPYRRKNEVNYKNFRHSVEQVLKKIAGNEKIAITDMQIDDIIKSNEPDIRAMINDLYLYKVHEHDYGTNSRDTSESIYYLTSDTFRTSDYDSLVRSLSRMDEDTDFYMKWINENIGYEYSDTEDLANAYDLLSMADVYYGNRFRDFSLDNYAKEVTAGISLVVKAKNSHYVKYNFPSYIKKLGMRKKNAEIFNNTMFAGRMASISHTSISTISRNMWFYNIIKRKDKKMYSLISSILDTK, encoded by the coding sequence ATGTCATTTGCTGATGATTACAGGCCTGGGGATATAAATGCGCTGATACTCAGTAACGAGGCAAGGGAGGCAATGATTTCGTGGATTAATTCCTGGATTAACCACTCCGAAACAAAAAAGGCCTTAATACTCTGGGGGCAGCAGGGCATCGGAAAAACCAGCACTGCCTATGCACTGGCAAATTATGCCGGTCTTGGCATCATAGAGATGAACGCGTCCGAACAGAGAAATAGGGAAAATATGAAAAAGGTGGCTCTAATGGCCTCCGAGTACAGGGACCTATTTGATGAAAATACGAAGATGCCGGATAAACTTATACTGATTGATGAGGCAGACAATATCTTTGAATCAAGAAATAAATCAACGGGTGGCGACTCTGGTGGAATATCAGAATTGCTTGACATAATTAAAAATACAAAAAATCCCGTTGTAATAACCATGAATGATTATTATGCATTCAAGGCAAAAAACAATGCCAGGGAAATAATATCCCGCTCACTGGACATTGAAATGACTCCTTATAGAAGAAAAAATGAGGTCAATTATAAAAACTTCAGGCATTCAGTTGAACAGGTTTTAAAGAAAATAGCAGGAAATGAAAAAATAGCAATAACCGATATGCAAATAGATGATATTATAAAATCAAATGAACCGGACATCAGGGCCATGATTAATGACCTTTACCTGTACAAAGTTCATGAACATGATTATGGCACCAATAGCAGGGATACATCAGAATCCATATATTACCTCACATCAGACACATTCCGGACATCAGACTATGACTCACTGGTTCGTTCATTGTCCAGAATGGATGAGGATACAGATTTTTACATGAAATGGATAAATGAAAATATAGGATACGAGTACAGCGATACAGAGGACCTGGCAAATGCATACGACCTCCTATCCATGGCAGATGTTTACTATGGCAACAGGTTCAGGGATTTCTCGCTGGATAACTACGCTAAGGAGGTAACAGCCGGCATCTCACTGGTGGTTAAGGCAAAGAACAGCCATTATGTAAAATACAATTTCCCGTCATACATAAAAAAGCTCGGAATGAGGAAGAAGAATGCAGAAATTTTCAATAATACCATGTTTGCTGGGCGCATGGCCTCCATATCACATACTTCCATATCAACAATTTCGAGAAATATGTGGTTTTACAATATTATAAAAAGGAAAGATAAGAAGATGTATTCATTAATCTCCTCAATACTGGATACAAAATAA
- a CDS encoding N-acetyltransferase family protein, protein MDVARICRIANLSDAGIVAEIWNQGIADSNATLETKPRDDEFVRKWLLNREERYPVMVVELYGKVSGWLSFNPFSQREAYKFVVDISIYVKRDMRGTGTGTFLLDQGIITAVNNGFHKMVLTMIHGNEIAKKLYLSRGFSSVGILHEQGIINGKWVDTEIMEKIL, encoded by the coding sequence ATGGATGTTGCCAGAATCTGCAGGATTGCAAATTTATCTGATGCAGGCATAGTTGCAGAAATATGGAATCAGGGTATAGCGGATAGCAATGCAACTCTGGAAACCAAACCAAGAGATGATGAATTCGTAAGGAAATGGTTACTCAACCGGGAAGAAAGATATCCGGTTATGGTGGTGGAGTTATACGGCAAAGTTTCCGGGTGGTTATCTTTTAATCCATTTAGCCAGCGTGAAGCTTATAAATTTGTTGTGGACATCTCAATTTACGTTAAAAGAGATATGAGGGGTACAGGCACCGGCACATTCCTGCTGGACCAGGGAATAATTACAGCGGTAAATAATGGATTCCATAAAATGGTGCTTACAATGATACATGGAAATGAAATAGCAAAAAAACTGTATCTTTCTAGGGGATTTTCCTCAGTGGGCATACTGCATGAGCAGGGAATTATAAATGGGAAATGGGTCGATACTGAAATTATGGAAAAAATATTATAA
- a CDS encoding M20 family metallopeptidase — protein sequence MDNVIEYFEKQKDDIISDLKSIIEIESPSTDKESLDAFASFMKGYIKQQLGLDAELLDSPDAGKGLRLRIKGKLEKQVLLLCHYDTVFSKGTIKNRPFRIADGKAYGPGVFDMKTGIVQTIYALKALIKNNELLHTVVLLITSDEEIESKSSKDNIIGEAKKSLYTLVMEPSLNGALKTERSGVGTITVKVYGKASHAGLDPESGANAIYELAYMIPEIIKLNDKNMGTSLNLDVISGGDRSNVIPDFCQGIMDIRYRIPEESDRVIRELKDMPVKIQGTKREIEYTLRPPMIKTAESEELYERIKKLGAENGINISQASVAGGSDGNFCSYYCPVIDGLGAVGDGAHSENEYVFIDKIPERTALLYLILKNIN from the coding sequence ATGGACAACGTAATAGAATATTTCGAGAAACAAAAAGATGACATCATTTCAGACCTGAAATCTATTATTGAAATAGAAAGCCCTTCCACAGATAAAGAAAGTTTGGATGCATTTGCTTCCTTTATGAAGGGGTATATAAAACAGCAGCTCGGGCTCGACGCTGAACTTCTTGACTCCCCTGACGCCGGTAAAGGTTTACGTCTGCGCATTAAAGGAAAGCTGGAAAAACAGGTTCTCCTGTTATGCCATTATGATACGGTATTCTCTAAAGGAACTATAAAAAATAGGCCTTTCAGAATAGCTGATGGAAAGGCCTATGGCCCAGGAGTTTTTGATATGAAAACCGGGATAGTCCAGACAATTTATGCACTGAAAGCACTTATCAAAAACAATGAACTGCTTCATACTGTTGTTTTATTGATTACCTCTGATGAAGAAATTGAATCAAAATCATCAAAAGATAACATAATAGGTGAGGCAAAAAAGTCATTATATACTCTTGTAATGGAGCCGTCTCTCAATGGGGCATTGAAAACTGAGAGAAGCGGTGTTGGAACTATTACTGTTAAGGTTTACGGAAAAGCATCCCATGCCGGGCTGGACCCTGAAAGTGGTGCAAATGCAATATATGAACTTGCATATATGATTCCTGAAATTATAAAGTTGAATGATAAGAATATGGGTACATCATTAAACCTTGATGTTATCAGTGGTGGAGACAGGTCTAATGTTATTCCAGATTTCTGCCAGGGCATCATGGATATACGCTACCGTATTCCTGAGGAGTCGGATAGGGTTATAAGGGAACTCAAAGACATGCCTGTAAAAATTCAGGGAACAAAAAGGGAAATAGAATACACGCTCAGACCGCCGATGATAAAAACAGCAGAATCTGAAGAATTATATGAAAGAATAAAAAAACTGGGAGCTGAAAATGGTATTAATATATCTCAGGCCTCGGTAGCAGGTGGCAGCGATGGAAACTTCTGTTCCTATTACTGCCCTGTTATAGATGGGCTGGGTGCCGTTGGTGATGGGGCACACTCTGAAAATGAGTATGTGTTTATAGATAAAATTCCGGAAAGGACAGCCCTGTTGTATTTGATCCTGAAAAACATAAATTGA